Proteins found in one uncultured Desulfuromonas sp. genomic segment:
- a CDS encoding ATP-binding protein, with protein sequence MTKLSIGSRAIFLAKLSLPVSRSMVSVAVGCAGQVTQALQLDKTFRSQLELAVEEAFSNIVEHYSVTPGADDRIHVAFALNADTLVVSLTEKGMPFSPEAGPRYSSERLETMERSGLGTLLMSQCVDHVEFLLHGRQGKETRLSKTLPDVTIPEDLLPLKQSHKPQRLTVDDFEIHCPKEHELAEISRLAWKCYGYSQEELLYDLDLLKKKFRCGEYRPVVVIDATTRAMVMHSCLKYHDPNSHVPEYGLAFADPAYRVPRQAVRAMASKAFELARDNGADGVFDCSVTTHTASQKGMQVYCGSQPCSLFFAIAAAGMQARELSTTVQEKGSGINHYFAFNRTVKQVFCPPRHLDIMRRIYQWLELPREYSQPQTFALTGDAETDVFALPDELNVVFITVRKIGEQSVEQIGQALRDARLKRRHAVFVFIPLGMPAAPVLVDHCEKMGFSFAGLMPHIHDGDDRILMQYVDCPVNLDAIRVYGDHSRQLFDYVVRELKEVSGP encoded by the coding sequence ATGACAAAATTATCAATAGGTTCGCGAGCTATTTTTCTCGCCAAACTGTCTCTTCCCGTATCACGCTCCATGGTGTCGGTCGCGGTAGGTTGTGCGGGTCAAGTGACCCAGGCCTTGCAACTGGATAAGACGTTTCGCAGTCAATTGGAGCTGGCTGTCGAAGAAGCTTTCAGCAATATCGTTGAACATTATTCCGTCACTCCCGGCGCCGATGATCGTATCCACGTGGCTTTTGCCCTAAATGCAGATACGCTTGTTGTTTCCCTGACGGAAAAAGGCATGCCGTTTTCTCCGGAGGCCGGACCGCGCTATTCCTCTGAGCGACTTGAAACCATGGAACGTTCGGGACTGGGAACTTTGCTGATGAGCCAGTGCGTGGATCATGTTGAGTTTCTGTTGCATGGGCGGCAGGGCAAAGAGACGCGACTGAGCAAGACGCTCCCGGATGTCACGATTCCGGAGGATTTACTGCCGCTAAAGCAATCGCACAAACCGCAGCGTTTAACTGTAGACGATTTTGAGATTCATTGTCCAAAGGAACATGAATTAGCTGAAATCAGTCGTTTGGCCTGGAAGTGTTACGGCTATAGCCAGGAAGAGTTGCTCTATGATCTCGACCTGTTGAAAAAGAAGTTTCGCTGCGGCGAGTATCGTCCGGTTGTTGTTATTGATGCAACAACACGGGCCATGGTGATGCATAGCTGCCTGAAATATCACGATCCGAACAGTCACGTTCCCGAGTATGGATTGGCTTTTGCTGATCCTGCGTACCGGGTTCCACGTCAAGCCGTTCGCGCGATGGCTTCAAAAGCGTTCGAACTCGCGCGGGACAATGGGGCTGACGGTGTTTTTGATTGTTCCGTAACGACCCATACCGCATCGCAAAAAGGGATGCAGGTCTACTGTGGTTCCCAGCCTTGCAGCTTGTTTTTCGCGATTGCCGCAGCGGGAATGCAGGCCAGAGAGTTGTCCACCACGGTTCAGGAAAAGGGCTCGGGGATCAATCATTATTTCGCCTTTAACCGCACTGTGAAACAGGTGTTTTGCCCGCCACGTCACCTTGACATCATGCGCCGTATCTATCAATGGCTTGAGCTGCCACGTGAATATTCGCAGCCACAAACCTTTGCGCTGACAGGCGACGCCGAAACGGATGTGTTTGCGCTCCCCGACGAACTCAATGTCGTCTTTATCACGGTGCGCAAGATCGGCGAACAATCCGTGGAACAGATTGGCCAGGCGCTTCGAGATGCGCGCTTGAAACGCCGTCACGCCGTGTTTGTTTTTATCCCCCTCGGCATGCCTGCGGCACCGGTGCTTGTTGATCACTGTGAAAAGATGGGATTTTCTTTCGCCGGGTTGATGCCGCATATCCATGACGGTGATGACCGGATTCTGATGCAGTATGTGGATTGTCCCGTGAATC